In Bacillus solimangrovi, the following are encoded in one genomic region:
- a CDS encoding PadR family transcriptional regulator — protein sequence MTRTMVLGLLKSAGPMSGYEIQQMMQSAQTDMWAYVKPASIYHALKKLQEEGKVVLEKVEQTGLRTKSIFNITEDGERELNELLVDSLSSSSVVFPAPLYTALTFLENLTEDEIITALEKQKLEITNIYESMKLGYEQKQANIGKVPEKIDLIFQNMYKQCELQLEHINGILEIVREGEYK from the coding sequence GAAATTCAACAAATGATGCAGTCTGCTCAAACAGATATGTGGGCGTATGTAAAGCCAGCATCAATATATCATGCATTAAAGAAACTTCAGGAGGAAGGAAAGGTTGTCCTAGAAAAAGTCGAGCAGACAGGCTTAAGGACAAAATCAATATTTAACATTACAGAAGATGGAGAGCGTGAATTAAACGAATTATTGGTTGATTCACTAAGCTCTTCATCAGTCGTTTTCCCTGCGCCCCTCTATACAGCTCTAACATTTTTAGAGAATTTAACAGAAGATGAGATCATAACTGCACTTGAAAAGCAAAAGTTAGAAATAACAAATATTTATGAAAGTATGAAACTTGGATATGAACAGAAGCAGGCGAACATTGGAAAAGTACCTGAAAAAATTGATTTAATTTTTCAGAATATGTATAAACAATGTGAGCTTCAACTAGAACATATTAATGGAATATTAGAGATTGTCAGGGAAGGAGAATACAAGTGA